A region of Ammospiza nelsoni isolate bAmmNel1 chromosome 8, bAmmNel1.pri, whole genome shotgun sequence DNA encodes the following proteins:
- the CH25H gene encoding cholesterol 25-hydroxylase, with protein MNCSLPHRVLLSSPMEGQQGRLCLQPLWDFVTAREPLIKSPFFPVLFSFTAYMAFCLPYVALDFFSIRLPDLRKYKIQPQTYPSLGMMVPCIIQSVYHHVVLIFPVTFLHWYWRPMDLPVIAPELPEVLLQVAVCLLLFDFEYFLWHLLHHKVPWLYKTFHKVHHKHVSTFALTTQYSSVWELLSLGFFAAVNPLLLGCHPLTEMLFFLVNIGLSVEDHSGYDLPWSTHRLVPFGLYGGAPHHDLHHLKFKSNYAPYFTHWDKLFGTFTESHSN; from the coding sequence ATGAACTGCAGCCTGCCACACCGagtgctgctcagctctccgatggagggacagcagggcaggttGTGCCTGCAGCCGCTCTGGGACTTCGTCACCGCAAGGGAGCCGTTGATCAAGTCACCGTTTTTCCCAGTGCTGTTTTCTTTTACAGCATACATGGCTTTCTGTCTTCCCTATGTTGCACTGGACTTTTTCAGCATCAGACTGCCAGACTTGAGAAAATACAAAATCCAGCCACAGACCTATCCAAGTCTAGGAATGATGGTGCCTTGCATTATTCAAAGTGTGTATCACCATGTTGTTTTGATCTTCCCGGTGACATTTCTGCACTGGTACTGGAGACCCATGGATCTACCAGTGAtagctccagagctgcctgaagTCCTGCTGCAAGTAGCAGTTTGTCTGCTGCTATTTGATTTCGAGTACTTCCTGTGGCATTTGCTTCATCACAAGGTGCCTTGGCTCTACAAGACCTTCCACAAGGTGCATCACAAGCACGTGTCAACGTTCGCCCTTACCACTCAGTATTCCAGCgtgtgggagctgctctcaCTGGGATTTTTTGCTGCTGTAAACCCACTGCTCCTGGGATGCCATCCTTTGACAGAGATGCTGTTCTTCCTTGTAAACATTGGTTTGTCAGTGGAGGACCATTCTGGATATGACCTCCCATGGTCAACTCACCGACTTGTGCCTTTTGGATTGTATGGAGGAGCCCCACATCATGATCTCCACCATCTGAAATTCAAATCAAACTATGCTCCTTACTTCACACACTGGGACAAACTCTTTGGGACATTCACAGAGTCACATTCTAATTAA